Within Microbacterium oryzae, the genomic segment TCCGCCCGCTCGAAGCGCAGCCGCGTCGCAGCGACGACCGCTTCACGCAGCTCCCGCACGTTCTCGACGAGATCCTGCTTCGGCTCCGCGCCGCGCTCGGGGAAGGACGGCCGCCAGTGCCGGCGCAGCGTCTCCCCTCGCTCGCTGACGATCAGGGACGAGCCCGGCGGCACCTGCTTCACGCCCTCGAAGATCGTCCGCGGCGCCACGGTCGACCAGAAGGTCAGCACCTCGTCGAGGCCCAGGGGGTCGATCCGCCGCGGGACCTCGGCGTCCGCGAAGAGGGCCTTGACCTCCGACGCGAACAGAAGGCGCCCGCCCACCCGCGTGTAATAGAGGGGACGCACCCCGAGACGGTCGCGCGAGAGGATCAGCTCCCGTGAGCGGCGGTCCCAGATGGCCACGGCCCACTGCCCGTTGAACCGCTCGAAGCAGCCGTGCCCCCACTCCTCCCACGCGTGCACGATGGCCTCGGTGTCGGAGCGGCTGCGGAAGCGATGCCCGCGGCGCTCGAGCTCGGCGCGGAGCTCGACGTGGTTGAAGATCTCGCCGTTGAAGACGACCCAGACGGTGCGGTCCTCGTTCGACATGGGCTGCGTGCCGCCGGCCTCGTCGATGATCGCGAGGCGGGTGTGGCCGAGCAGCACCGTCTCATCGCGGAGGTAGCCGCTGCCGTCGGGGCCCCGGTGGCTGAGCTCGCCCATCATGGCGAGTCCGAGCTCGACGTCGGGCAGCGCGCTGGGCGAGTAGACGCCGCAGATGCCGCACATCAGACGGGCTCGCCCAGCTCGCGCAGGGTGCCGAGGATGGCGTCGGCGCTCCCGAGCCGCTCAGCGGAGATGAATGAGTCGGGCAGGACGATGTCGCACGCCTCCTCGAGGTGGATGGCGATGCTCACGGGACTCGCGCCGGCCGCGACCGCGCCGGCGGCCTCGTCCACGATGCGATGCATCTCACTCCGCACCATCGCGTTCCTCTCGTCTTCGACGTTGCTGTTACATTAGGCCGCGCCGGGAGCATTGCGCCAACGGCACGTAACGGCTCGACGAGGGGAAGACCGTGACCGCAGACATCCGCACCCGCATCGAGGGCTTCATCCTCGACTCGCTGCTCCTCGGCGACGCCTCTCGCATGCCCGCCGGCGGCGATTCGCTCGTCGAGACCGGCGTCATCGACTCCACGGGTGTGCTCGAGCTCATCGAGTTCGTCGAGCAGGAGTTCGGGATCAGCGTCGCCGACACCGAGACCGTGCCGGCCAACCTCGACGGGATCGACCAGCTCGTCGCGTTCGTGGAGCGCAAGACCGCGTGAGGGGCGCCTTCGCGGGTGACCTCGCCCGCATGCTCGGCGGCGTGGGCTCCTCCTGGCGCTCCCGGGCCGCGTTCCTGCTGTTCAACTCCGAGCTGCACTGCGTCGCCTGCTATCGCTTCGGGCGGTTCACGCGGCGGATGCGCGTCCGGCATCCCCTCGCCGCGCTGCCCCTGGTCGTGGCCCACCGCCTCTGGAACCGGCGGTGCACGCACCAGCACCAGTGCGACATCCACCGTGAGGCGGTGATC encodes:
- a CDS encoding acyl carrier protein; its protein translation is MTADIRTRIEGFILDSLLLGDASRMPAGGDSLVETGVIDSTGVLELIEFVEQEFGISVADTETVPANLDGIDQLVAFVERKTA